The DNA sequence TTACTGTTCTCTGAATTCTGAAATTAGGGTCATATTAGGCTCATAGTTCCTCATTGAAAGGTGTGATCTAGGCCTATTGATGTATTGAAAGTTAATAATCAGCTAGGGCACaatgtcattaaaatattatcattCTGTACTCTTAATATGGAACCAGACCTTGACCAGTAGGGACATTTGGaaaagtaaaactaaataaacataTATGATCTCTTATAGGGTATGTCAGAGGCAaatactttatttgaacaccatgattataagattgttcataatatcgTTGGGTTTTTTTCACAACTACAAAGTTTTTGTAACAAATCATGAGTTACaagctcatgattgagtttcagtcagtacaacacccttcaccagtgcacattctctCTCATCCCCCCTGCCCTCCTCTTctgtcttcctcctcttccctcccctctcccacttttcctcctcctcctcctttttccttttataccttttagacactgtagtttgaaaTACTGTGGCTGACTGGGTTTTGTGCATggcactttatctcctttcagtactaGGTTTTTGTCTTGAGTGATCATTTCTATCGTTATAGTGGTTACTTCTCTGTTCAAGATGAACTTCCCTGCTATTTATAACaaacttcttaccatggactggtcctcctgactctcCTCTCTATTATCGATAGAGACAAATTTATCTAGAGCTCAGCGAGtgggtatttattattttttgttatgtgtGTGGGATACTCAGTtgtttgatttataaaaataaacccaCTGATCTCATACTCAGAATTAAGCTTCATTGGCAATTACAAAAATTTCAGTCTTCTAGCTAAGCTCTCTCTAGACAGCTttgtgtaaataaagttttaatgtaGATGTGGATGACATGCATACTATTCATATGatagattattttcattttatccaAAGACATCATCCCCCTGAACTAAAACAATTTTTCCCAAATTTGATTTGGAAAGAAAtacttagataatttttaaatcacccaatattttcaaaaatatattttaaacgaAATACTTTAATGAGTGacaaattttaaatcaattatttaatcACAAACAATTATCTAAGACTTTTTCTGGAGTCATACTtacaatgtgatttttattattaaatttgagATTTctctaaatctttaaaaatatttgcaacaTTGACTAAATAGTGTTTACATAAATTGGAATGAATTAAGATTCAACTCCTCTTAACTTTTAAATTCTGGCAGAGAGGTCATTGAGCAGTTATAGTAGCCATGGTTGAGAAAAGGCAAAGGAAGTAGAAagagtcttttttattattatttgggccacacccatttgatgctcaggggttactcctggctaagcgctcagaaattgcctctggcttggggggaccatatgcgacgccgggggattgaaccccgcttgcaaggcagacttacctctagcgccacctcaccggcctggAAGTAGAAAGAGTCTTAATGATACTAACAACCTAATTCCAGTTCTTGGAGTAACACTGACCATATTTATTAAACTCTAACTTCAGGAAAGTGAAGATTCCCGAGAGGATTCCGAGTCACTGGAAGGTCATGATGAGCATGGATCAGATAGccaaagaaaatatgagaaagatgatgatgaagatgacagTGGAGATGATACCTTTGGTGATGTTGACAACGGTGCCACACAGGAAGAAGAACAAGGACGAAACTCTAGAAGTGATGAGGACTCAGCCGACACCAATCAGTCCAGGAAAGACAGTCACCAGTATACCACCAGTGAGAGCAATGACCATGACAATGAAGACAAGTTGAATAGCAAGCCTCACATAGTTGACTCTACTCAGGACAGTGACAGTGATAGTGTGGAACCATGGGGGGGAACTGGCCCTTTCGAACAAAGAAGATATGGAGATGAGTCTCAGGAAATGTTGAGTGATGATCCAGATAGCATCATGACTGAGAAGAGCAGAATGGACAGTGCCAGTGTTGAATCAAAAGAATCACAAGGAAGGAATGATGATTATACAGGCACCCAGGATTCAGGTGATACTCAGTCGATGGAATATTCCAATAGGAAATACTTTAGAAAATCCCGTATTTCGGAGGAAGATTTCAGAAGTGAACTTGACAACAGCAACACAATGGAGGAAGTCCAGAGTGATTCTACAGCAAGCACCGACTCCACAGAATCTAGCCCCAGCCAATCCAGGGAGGACAGCAAGAGTGACTCCCAAGAATCTCAGGAATCTCAGGAAGACAGTCAGGATAAGGAAGATTCCAGCAGTGAGTCTCAAGAAGACAGTAGTGAGTCTCAGGAAGAAGTAGCGAGTGAGACTAGGGGTGATAACCCAGATAGCACTCCTGGCTACTTAGAAGAACAGGAAGATAGTGATTCTAGTGAAGAGAACAGCTTTAATACATCCTCAAATTCAGAAAGTGCATCCACAGAACAGGCTGACAGTGACTCCCAAGAGAGTTCTAAAGACTCAGAGCAAAGCTCAGAGTCCACAGAGGAGAACAGTTCTAGTCAGGAGGGCCTCCAATCTGAAAGTACCTCCGCTGAGAGTCCAAGTGAAGAAAGCCAGTCTGAGGACAGTGAGTCTCAGGACAGCAGCAAATCAAAGGAAGAAAGCAACTCTACTGAGAGCAATTCAAGTAGTGAGGAAGACGACTGGTCAAAAAACACTGAGAGAGAAAGCAGGAAGTTAACAGCTGATGCTTATCACAACAAACCTATCTGGGATAAAGATGACAATGATTGCCAAGATGGCAACTAGCATCATCTCAAGACATGACTCTTACATACAGGAGTCTTAGGGACTGGGGAGTAGGAAATTAGaattataatttatgttttgGTCAGAAGGACAATCAGAGGCTAATGCTGGACATTATATGTGTTTCTAGGACATGGAATAGTAGCAGAACATACTCAAGGAAACTAGAATTAAGGAAAGCTGTGTATTACAACTTTGCAGCTAAAATAGTTATTCATCATTGACCTAACAAACAGTTACAGTTCTGTTATATACCATATATGCTAGATGTTGGGAATATAATGTTTCTTGCTCCTGAAGAACCTAGAGAAGTATACATTTAGGGCACTGAAGAGGAATATGCATAAGTGATAAAAGACTTATTACACTTCGTTGGACAGGAACAAAATACATGGGATCACCAAAGAGAGAACTGAATTTGTTTGTAGAATCAAGGACGACTTCAGAGCAGAAGACACTAGTACCAGAAGGCTGCATAGGAATCTTCCATCAAAGATATGAAATTATGTTTTTCTTGGTATAAGCAACAGTGAATTCTGTATGATCACATATTTGGTTTGTACTGTCAAATTATGACATAGTgagatgcttttttaaaaaacaaattttctttaaaaaaaatcttttgtgaAAGTGCCATTAATATTGTCCCAACTGACCACtaatttagttaaagaaatcTTATACTATTTTTCAGCTTTATTTTCCACTAAGATAAGTCTATGAGAAATTTGGAATCTTCAACTTAATTGCATATAGAAAAATTGTTCACATGGATTCAAgtgatttttttccagaaatgttacctcaacataaaatatttgttttgtaatAAAGATAATAACCTCCAGAAGAAGTATGCACTAATTTCTTATTGTAAGATTGATTTATCAAAAGTATAATTCTTCTGATAAGACAGACATTATTCCCTAATTGTtagctttttctttaaaatgaaaaaagttatattataaaattttaaatttaaattgatttatcAAAAGTATAATTCTTCTGAGAAGACATTATTATCTAATTGTtagctttttctttaaaatgaaaaaaatagttatattataaattttattttggtttttgggtcacacctggcagtgctcaggggttccttctggctctacactcggaaatcacccctggcaggcttgggggaccacaaaggatgctgggattcaaaccaccatgcttctgcatacaaggcaaacaccctacctccatgctatctctccaaccccatattataaaatttttaatttaagttatatttaaatttagacCCACTCCCTGGTGCCACTCATGGGGGCCCAAGTCCTTCTGATGGAGGCCCAAggaaaaatttaagttatttataaaaatttgattTGTAATTTATATAGCATCTTGATAAAATTATGGATATTTTACTAAGTATCCTCATTTCCAGTGAGGGAGAAAGAATGCAAGCTTTCAACCTTTATATAAAACCACACcaatgaggctggagtgatagcacatcggtagggtaattgccttgcatatggccgacctgggCTGGAATGAAGTTCAATCCGTTGCATTCATATcatcctagagcctgccagggacgatttctgtgcccagagccaggatttacccctgagcactgccaggtgtggcccaaaacaaacaaacaaaagaaacccaaccaaccaaaaaaccaccccaaaagTTCATGGTATTAGGTTTAATATTAATTTCTCGTGTTCTCTT is a window from the Suncus etruscus isolate mSunEtr1 chromosome 16, mSunEtr1.pri.cur, whole genome shotgun sequence genome containing:
- the DMP1 gene encoding dentin matrix acidic phosphoprotein 1, giving the protein MKTCILFISLWTLSCAFPVAKYRKSNYESSEELMESEDSREDSESLEGHDEHGSDSQRKYEKDDDEDDSGDDTFGDVDNGATQEEEQGRNSRSDEDSADTNQSRKDSHQYTTSESNDHDNEDKLNSKPHIVDSTQDSDSDSVEPWGGTGPFEQRRYGDESQEMLSDDPDSIMTEKSRMDSASVESKESQGRNDDYTGTQDSGDTQSMEYSNRKYFRKSRISEEDFRSELDNSNTMEEVQSDSTASTDSTESSPSQSREDSKSDSQESQESQEDSQDKEDSSSESQEDSSESQEEVASETRGDNPDSTPGYLEEQEDSDSSEENSFNTSSNSESASTEQADSDSQESSKDSEQSSESTEENSSSQEGLQSESTSAESPSEESQSEDSESQDSSKSKEESNSTESNSSSEEDDWSKNTERESRKLTADAYHNKPIWDKDDNDCQDGN